The following coding sequences lie in one Arachis ipaensis cultivar K30076 chromosome B03, Araip1.1, whole genome shotgun sequence genomic window:
- the LOC107634437 gene encoding auxin-binding protein ABP19a-like codes for MKMVLAAIFLIFSLFTFSQASVVDFCVADYTAPNGPAGYSCKSPAKVTVDDFVYSGLGAVGNTSNIIKASVTPAFDAQFAGVNGLGISAARLDLAPGGVVPLHTHPGASELLVVVQGTICAGFVSSDNTVYFKTLKKGDVMVYPQGLLHFQLNGGGTQALAFVSFSSANPGLQILDFALFKSDFPTELITQTTFLDAAQVKKLKGVLGGSG; via the coding sequence ATGAAGATGGTTCTCGCCGCtatcttcttaatattttctcTCTTCACCTTCTCCCAGGCTTCCGTAGTAGATTTCTGTGTTGCTGACTACACAGCTCCCAACGGCCCTGCAGGGTATTCTTGTAAAAGTCCTGCAAAGGTCACCGTAGACGATTTCGTCTATAGTGGCCTTGGAGCCGTTGGAAACACCTCAAACATCATAAAAGCCTCTGTGACGCCTGCATTTGATGCCCAGTTTGCAGGCGTCAACGGCCTTGGAATCTCCGCGGCCCGTTTAGACTTGGCACCAGGTGGAGTGGTACCACTCCACACGCACCCCGGTGCCTCGGAGCTCCTTGTTGTGGTGCAAGGAACGATCTGTGCAGGGTTCGTTTCTTCCGACAACACGGTGTATTTCAAGACCCTCAAGAAGGGAGATGTTATGGTGTATCCTCAAGGGCTTTTACACTTCCAACTCAATGGTGGTGGGACTCAGGCTTTGGCGTTTGTGAGCTTCAGCAGTGCCAATCCTGGACTTCAAATCTTGGACTTTGCGTTGTTCAAGAGTGATTTCCCAACTGAGTTGATAACGCAGACAACTTTTCTTGATGCTGCTCAGGTGAAGAAGCTCAAGGGTGTGCTTGGAGGCTCAGGTTAA
- the LOC107630471 gene encoding uncharacterized protein LOC107630471 isoform X1 has translation MPPMATIPTHRPELHALFFNRSISCFKCPKIVASWSMAHTKSSPMLENTNDNKTTTNLKKKEELCVQHLRPPTPKTETLGSKNLWFERLQPSGQEVAQGNRFEFGEFVAREAVLDEEYWTAAWLRSECQWENRMYERYIDNFKRKFAEQEFIALRRRCKVLNGETCTCIITVRKQHNNLKHSVLKSVVGTLDLNIRYLLQGETIPGEHVKAPLFVRIDRTAPSKYGYIANLCVTKPARQQGIASNMLYFAIEAAKYNGVTQIYVHVDRNNRPAQMLYQKLGFQMVETANTKLSLEETFLLCLQT, from the exons ATGCCTCCCATGGCAACAATTCCAACACACAGACCTGAGTTGCATGCTTTGTTCTTCAATCGGTCCATTAGCTGTTTCAAATGCCCAAAAATTGTTGCCTCATGGTCCAT GGCACATACGAAATCTTCCCCGATGTTGGAAAACACTAATGATAATAAGACGACGACTaatttgaagaagaaagaagaacttTGTGTGCAGCATTTAAGGCCACCGACTCCAAAAACCGAAACTTTAGGGTCCAAGAATCTTTGGTTTGAACGGTTGCAGCCATCTGGTCAAGAAGTGGCTCAAGGAAATAGGTTTGAATTCGGGGAATTTGTTGCGCGTGAAGCTGTGCTTGATGAAGAATATTGG ACAGCGGCATGGCTGAGATCAGAATGTCAATGGGAGAATAGAATGTATGAAAG ATATATTGATAACTTCAAGAGGAAATTCGCTGAGCAG GAATTTATTGCGTTAAGAAGGCGGTGCAAGGTTCTAAATGGGGAGACTTGCACATGCATTATCACG GTAAGGAAGCAGCACAACAATTTAAAACATTCAGTATTAAAAAGTGTTGTGGGAACCCTTGATTTGAATATCCGCTATTTGCTGCAAGGCGAGACCATTCCCGGG GAACACGTAAAGGCTCCACTTTTTGTTAGAATCGACAGAACGGCACCTAGCAAATATGGCTACATTGCAAACTTATGTGTCACCAAACCAGCTAGACAACAGGGAATAGCGAGCAACATGTTATATTTTGCTATTGAAGCTGCAAAATATAATG GGGTGACTCAAATATATGTTCATGTTGATAGAAATAATAGGCCTGCACAGATGTTGTACCAGAAGTTGGGCTTCCAG ATGGTTGAGACGGCAAACACCAAATTGTCGCTAGAGGAAACATTCTTGCTATGTTTGCAGACTTAA
- the LOC107630471 gene encoding uncharacterized protein LOC107630471 isoform X2, translating to MPPMATIPTHRPELHALFFNRSISCFKCPKIVASWAHTKSSPMLENTNDNKTTTNLKKKEELCVQHLRPPTPKTETLGSKNLWFERLQPSGQEVAQGNRFEFGEFVAREAVLDEEYWTAAWLRSECQWENRMYERYIDNFKRKFAEQEFIALRRRCKVLNGETCTCIITVRKQHNNLKHSVLKSVVGTLDLNIRYLLQGETIPGEHVKAPLFVRIDRTAPSKYGYIANLCVTKPARQQGIASNMLYFAIEAAKYNGVTQIYVHVDRNNRPAQMLYQKLGFQMVETANTKLSLEETFLLCLQT from the exons ATGCCTCCCATGGCAACAATTCCAACACACAGACCTGAGTTGCATGCTTTGTTCTTCAATCGGTCCATTAGCTGTTTCAAATGCCCAAAAATTGTTGCCTCATG GGCACATACGAAATCTTCCCCGATGTTGGAAAACACTAATGATAATAAGACGACGACTaatttgaagaagaaagaagaacttTGTGTGCAGCATTTAAGGCCACCGACTCCAAAAACCGAAACTTTAGGGTCCAAGAATCTTTGGTTTGAACGGTTGCAGCCATCTGGTCAAGAAGTGGCTCAAGGAAATAGGTTTGAATTCGGGGAATTTGTTGCGCGTGAAGCTGTGCTTGATGAAGAATATTGG ACAGCGGCATGGCTGAGATCAGAATGTCAATGGGAGAATAGAATGTATGAAAG ATATATTGATAACTTCAAGAGGAAATTCGCTGAGCAG GAATTTATTGCGTTAAGAAGGCGGTGCAAGGTTCTAAATGGGGAGACTTGCACATGCATTATCACG GTAAGGAAGCAGCACAACAATTTAAAACATTCAGTATTAAAAAGTGTTGTGGGAACCCTTGATTTGAATATCCGCTATTTGCTGCAAGGCGAGACCATTCCCGGG GAACACGTAAAGGCTCCACTTTTTGTTAGAATCGACAGAACGGCACCTAGCAAATATGGCTACATTGCAAACTTATGTGTCACCAAACCAGCTAGACAACAGGGAATAGCGAGCAACATGTTATATTTTGCTATTGAAGCTGCAAAATATAATG GGGTGACTCAAATATATGTTCATGTTGATAGAAATAATAGGCCTGCACAGATGTTGTACCAGAAGTTGGGCTTCCAG ATGGTTGAGACGGCAAACACCAAATTGTCGCTAGAGGAAACATTCTTGCTATGTTTGCAGACTTAA